One window of Alkaliphilus metalliredigens QYMF genomic DNA carries:
- a CDS encoding Ger(x)C family spore germination protein yields the protein MRRKTIILLVFLITMVTLTGCWDVIESDKRAYVMSLGIDKYEPPSPGENEEEPAEEGGWRSEEEGGSVAVSTHAPRDTDRNRYTFTYALPSFAFIMGEGEEANIFYHTVGQNLYSASRILTTRLNRQVFFGHMQAIVIGEAVARDPKLFREILDAIERDPFISRRVDVTIASGNAKDVLTVEPNINPLTGEFIADIFRNKDRSPRSGGGIIGDVLQDLHRWGNTVIPRIIPGDGDIKVAGSAVIKNYQMVGWLGEIETRAVEIIRGTAQPGGLTVIHEGEEGHEHIVPIDLIYLSSQYKLDKTGDGIKITIDIETEGEIEQYFFNPEADLLDPNIIRELEGLVCEKLEMELGRTIEKLQQEFQVDVLAIDNYLRKYHPKLWNELEEDWEELYPNIEIVPNISTQIRRIGLTI from the coding sequence ATGAGAAGAAAGACAATCATATTATTAGTGTTCTTAATTACCATGGTGACCCTAACTGGTTGCTGGGATGTCATAGAAAGCGATAAAAGAGCCTATGTTATGTCTTTGGGAATAGATAAATATGAACCACCATCCCCTGGTGAAAACGAAGAAGAACCAGCTGAAGAGGGAGGTTGGAGGAGTGAGGAGGAGGGTGGTTCCGTAGCGGTATCCACCCATGCTCCTAGGGATACCGATAGAAACAGATATACATTTACCTATGCTTTGCCTAGCTTTGCATTCATTATGGGAGAAGGGGAAGAGGCTAATATTTTTTATCATACAGTAGGGCAAAACCTTTATTCCGCCAGCCGCATATTGACCACTCGACTCAACAGGCAGGTTTTTTTTGGACACATGCAGGCAATTGTAATAGGGGAAGCAGTGGCAAGGGATCCCAAATTGTTTCGAGAAATATTAGATGCCATAGAGAGGGATCCCTTTATTAGTAGACGGGTAGATGTAACAATTGCATCAGGAAATGCCAAGGATGTTTTAACGGTAGAACCTAACATTAATCCCTTGACAGGGGAATTCATAGCAGACATATTTCGAAATAAAGATCGCTCCCCTCGGTCTGGAGGAGGAATCATAGGAGATGTTTTACAGGATCTACATCGATGGGGAAATACGGTGATACCAAGGATCATACCCGGAGACGGGGACATAAAGGTAGCCGGATCCGCTGTGATTAAAAATTATCAAATGGTGGGGTGGTTAGGTGAGATTGAAACTAGAGCTGTGGAAATTATCAGGGGAACGGCCCAACCTGGAGGGTTGACGGTTATACATGAAGGAGAAGAGGGACATGAACATATTGTACCCATTGACTTAATCTATCTATCTAGTCAATATAAACTAGACAAGACTGGTGATGGGATCAAGATTACCATAGACATTGAGACAGAAGGCGAAATTGAACAGTATTTCTTTAATCCTGAGGCGGATTTATTGGATCCAAATATCATTAGAGAACTAGAGGGCTTGGTCTGTGAAAAGCTAGAAATGGAATTAGGTAGAACCATCGAAAAACTTCAGCAGGAATTTCAGGTGGATGTACTGGCCATCGACAATTACCTTAGAAAATACCATCCAAAGCTTTGGAATGAACTAGAGGAGGATTGGGAGGAACTTTATCCTAATATAGAGATTGTACCGAATATTAGCACCCAAATACGTCGTATTGGGTTAACAATATAG
- a CDS encoding spore germination protein, giving the protein MGLWDQFFGKKEKPKKPEEAKINRSLQKNLETIKGFLKDCDDVVYREFTIGKENKHKGAVIWIDGMVNKDLINNYIMESLMIDSRLVDPKPKAIKDNFIDLLKNKTLAVSEIEEVDTIEDVLVNIFSGETALLLDDYEKIIIIASRGWEGRGISEPETEAVIRGPRDGFTETMRFNTALIRRRIRDHRLKVKNYRVGVRSQTDVVVMYMEDIANKGVLEEVDKRLNKIDVDAIIESGQLEEFIEDEWQSLFPQIQNTERPDVAAAGIYQGRVILVVDNTPFALMVPTTFNMMMQSAEDYYERWDIGTMVRILRYFCLLIALYAPALYVGISSFHPQMIPTDLALTLAATRRGVPFPAVIEALIMEVTIEILREAGVRLPGAIGSTIGIVGGLVIGQAAVEAGIVGPLMVIVVAITAIASFAIPSYNLAISVRLIRFIILFSAAIFGLYGIMLITLVMLIHLCSLKSFGMPYLSPFVTFVHQFSDLKDAVIRAPQLMMNKRDVNAPKNQKGRMDDHQEEDFDIEEKK; this is encoded by the coding sequence ATGGGATTATGGGATCAATTTTTTGGTAAAAAGGAAAAACCAAAGAAGCCAGAGGAAGCAAAAATCAATAGAAGCCTACAGAAAAATTTAGAGACCATAAAAGGATTTCTCAAAGATTGTGATGACGTGGTTTATCGGGAATTTACCATTGGGAAAGAGAATAAGCACAAAGGTGCTGTTATCTGGATAGATGGTATGGTGAACAAGGACTTAATTAATAATTACATCATGGAAAGCTTAATGATAGATTCAAGACTAGTGGACCCTAAACCTAAGGCCATAAAGGACAATTTTATAGATTTGCTGAAGAATAAAACATTAGCGGTTTCGGAAATCGAGGAAGTAGATACCATTGAAGATGTGTTGGTGAATATATTTAGTGGCGAAACAGCCCTGCTATTGGATGATTATGAAAAAATCATTATTATTGCCTCCAGAGGCTGGGAGGGGCGAGGGATCTCTGAGCCTGAGACAGAAGCGGTGATTAGAGGACCACGAGATGGATTTACAGAAACAATGAGATTTAATACCGCCCTGATACGTAGAAGGATAAGAGACCATCGACTAAAGGTAAAGAATTATCGGGTGGGAGTCAGGTCTCAAACCGATGTGGTGGTCATGTATATGGAGGACATTGCCAACAAGGGCGTTTTAGAAGAGGTGGATAAAAGGCTAAATAAAATTGATGTAGATGCCATCATAGAGAGTGGACAGTTAGAGGAATTCATTGAGGACGAATGGCAGTCCCTTTTTCCACAAATTCAAAATACAGAGCGGCCAGATGTGGCAGCCGCTGGCATTTATCAGGGGCGTGTGATTCTTGTGGTAGATAACACACCCTTTGCCCTGATGGTGCCAACCACATTTAATATGATGATGCAGTCTGCAGAGGATTACTATGAACGATGGGATATTGGGACCATGGTTCGAATATTAAGATATTTTTGTCTTCTAATAGCCCTCTATGCTCCTGCTCTCTATGTGGGAATTTCTTCATTTCATCCCCAAATGATTCCAACAGATTTAGCTCTGACCTTAGCTGCCACCAGAAGAGGGGTACCCTTCCCTGCTGTTATAGAAGCTTTGATTATGGAGGTCACAATAGAAATTTTAAGGGAAGCCGGAGTTCGCCTTCCAGGTGCCATCGGCTCCACAATCGGTATTGTTGGGGGCTTGGTTATTGGACAGGCGGCGGTGGAGGCAGGAATCGTTGGACCACTGATGGTTATTGTTGTTGCAATTACGGCCATAGCCAGCTTTGCAATACCTAGCTACAATCTGGCTATTTCCGTTAGGTTGATTCGTTTTATTATTTTGTTTTCAGCGGCAATATTTGGTCTTTATGGTATCATGCTGATCACTTTAGTGATGCTGATTCACCTATGTAGTCTTAAGAGTTTTGGTATGCCTTATTTATCTCCCTTTGTAACATTTGTTCATCAATTCTCTGATCTAAAGGATGCAGTCATCAGAGCACCACAGCTTATGATGAATAAAAGGGATGTCAATGCCCCAAAAAACCAGAAGGGACGAATGGATGATCACCAAGAAGAAGACTTTGACATAGAGGAAAAGAAGTGA
- a CDS encoding GntR family transcriptional regulator, which yields MNNLKKLEIENYKPLREIVFEHLRESILEGKLEPGQRLMEIQLAEQLGVSRTPVRESMRKLELEGLIIMVPRKGAYVADVSTKDISDVLEVRTVMEGLAASLSAQRMTDEELDELEMISYQFKKCYERNDIEGMIEKDVAFHERIFASTRNEKLIQIAQGLREQVHRFRVRYISEYNNSKELVVEHQAILECIAARNSERASELSMKHIENLASHMMEQIAKYSAQENKDPKK from the coding sequence ATGAATAACTTGAAAAAGCTAGAAATTGAAAATTATAAGCCATTAAGGGAGATTGTATTTGAGCATTTAAGAGAATCAATTTTAGAGGGAAAATTAGAACCAGGGCAGCGTCTAATGGAGATACAGTTAGCAGAACAGCTGGGGGTGAGTAGAACCCCTGTAAGGGAATCAATGCGAAAGCTTGAGCTAGAAGGCTTAATCATCATGGTACCTAGAAAAGGTGCCTATGTGGCTGATGTCTCCACAAAGGACATCAGCGATGTACTAGAGGTGCGTACAGTGATGGAGGGGCTAGCCGCTTCTTTATCTGCCCAGCGGATGACAGATGAAGAGTTGGACGAATTGGAAATGATTTCCTATCAATTCAAAAAATGCTATGAAAGAAATGATATAGAAGGCATGATTGAAAAAGATGTGGCCTTTCACGAACGGATTTTTGCCTCCACTCGAAATGAAAAACTAATACAAATCGCCCAAGGACTTCGAGAGCAGGTTCATCGTTTTCGTGTCAGATATATTTCTGAATACAACAACTCTAAGGAACTGGTAGTTGAACATCAAGCGATATTAGAGTGCATCGCTGCCCGTAACTCAGAGCGGGCAAGTGAACTGAGTATGAAACATATTGAAAATCTAGCCAGTCATATGATGGAACAAATTGCAAAGTATAGCGCTCAAGAAAATAAAGACCCAAAAAAGTAA
- a CDS encoding nucleotidyltransferase family protein gives MILAGDEKDKDKDNENGFLFNKALVEIQGKAMIQYIIKALRQSDAIEEIYVVGQLEGLGSTLEEVDGMILATGSIIDNVETAIKSLGDEEPLLIVTCDIPLLRAEAVNNFIEQTKRYEADLYYPVISRFLCQEKYPDVKRTYVTLKEGLFTGGNLFLLNPMAMESLDQVGRGMVRYRKNPLQMARILGFGFLLRFMLRQVGLEDVERHIEDRFYIRAKAIISDYPEIGNDIDRLEDIEILGKYLS, from the coding sequence ATGATATTAGCGGGAGATGAAAAGGATAAGGATAAGGACAATGAAAATGGATTCTTATTCAATAAAGCCTTGGTGGAGATACAGGGAAAAGCGATGATTCAGTATATTATAAAAGCCTTAAGGCAATCCGATGCCATCGAAGAAATTTATGTGGTGGGACAATTAGAAGGGCTAGGATCAACCCTAGAAGAAGTGGATGGGATGATCTTAGCTACAGGAAGTATCATTGATAACGTAGAGACCGCAATCAAGTCCCTTGGAGATGAAGAACCTTTGCTGATTGTCACATGTGATATCCCACTGCTCAGGGCGGAAGCTGTAAATAATTTTATTGAACAAACGAAGAGGTATGAAGCTGACCTATACTACCCCGTTATCTCGCGATTTCTTTGTCAAGAGAAGTATCCCGATGTGAAACGCACCTATGTTACCCTAAAGGAGGGGCTCTTCACTGGGGGGAACTTATTCCTTCTGAACCCTATGGCCATGGAGTCCCTTGACCAAGTAGGACGAGGGATGGTACGTTATCGAAAAAACCCCCTTCAGATGGCTAGAATTTTAGGGTTTGGATTTTTGTTGCGATTTATGCTACGGCAGGTGGGCTTAGAGGATGTTGAAAGACATATTGAAGACAGGTTTTACATACGAGCAAAGGCCATTATTAGTGATTATCCTGAAATCGGCAATGACATCGATCGTCTAGAGGATATTGAAATACTAGGAAAATATCTATCATAA
- a CDS encoding YcdB/YcdC domain-containing protein, whose product MKVKKALSGVLIAGIIFTSGGVVFADQQVPAEIALEVGEDKLTEEVAREMTEKYLREFFNIEVDEENQIRLEYRENWGGAGEHIWNLHLYRNQRDGGLNIDMTINAKTGKLISVNKYEYNHSEDNQVSKYTREEAQQLAEMFLREKHGELLPQLDINPSDDHIYYQQNTGLRPTEHRFFYRRQQEGVYVLNDGITVGISSGTGEINSYSYNWSDEELPKKGSVVSKEEAGEVLKNNLKLNLNYIPVRDERNPYEQSLQEIKLAYSPSYEAGSMVDAHTGKSIDLSQMGREEVKKVNMTEEQRNRLNRSVAVKPSREKEMTREEANQLAKETLNKIYDEETKLISTNYASSGGMGSGERKLWEVGFGLGDQNMAQGSMAFDALTGEVAHIHYYNFRMQEGLGSQDEGFEPEVTWEEAYHRAVDILIDIHPDKLRNSETEQTYYESHHYYNGQRMQDERYHFTFSRKENGIPVNMNHISVEFNGATGNLENMYVNWQEATFPKVTDVMDEEEMKVRFLEQTEVQLGYNFIPVVADGEESTQKVKLVYINRPKNGSVYFNYIDGKTGQFLNWQGQAMDQVKEGVSHSLEMIKGHWAERELRIMVETGALDLKEKDLEDKMTRNEVLKMMVNARGQGHYWGEEEPLKFTDISKSDFNYRDIQSAVFHGLIKNEAKPLNGDEFITREELAAMLVNMAKLEKVAQIEGIYTLPFIDVMEISQDRFGHVAIAYGLEILKGGGTTYGPKDEVDIAQVSVGIYRTMEVMGNSVR is encoded by the coding sequence ATGAAGGTTAAAAAAGCGTTAAGCGGTGTACTAATTGCAGGAATCATTTTTACCAGTGGGGGGGTGGTCTTTGCAGATCAACAGGTGCCGGCTGAGATAGCTTTGGAGGTTGGGGAAGACAAACTAACTGAGGAAGTCGCTAGGGAAATGACTGAAAAATATTTGAGGGAATTTTTCAACATTGAAGTAGATGAAGAAAATCAAATTAGACTAGAATACCGAGAAAATTGGGGCGGGGCTGGTGAACATATATGGAACTTGCACTTATATCGTAACCAGCGGGATGGAGGTCTAAATATAGACATGACCATCAATGCAAAAACAGGAAAGCTCATATCCGTCAATAAATATGAATATAATCACAGTGAAGACAATCAAGTCAGTAAGTACACAAGGGAAGAAGCACAACAGCTGGCAGAGATGTTTTTAAGAGAAAAGCATGGGGAACTTCTACCTCAATTAGATATCAATCCCTCGGATGATCACATATATTATCAGCAGAATACTGGACTTAGACCCACTGAGCACCGATTTTTTTATCGGAGACAGCAAGAGGGAGTTTATGTTCTCAATGATGGTATCACTGTAGGCATTAGCAGTGGTACTGGAGAAATTAACTCCTACTCCTATAACTGGAGTGATGAGGAACTTCCCAAGAAAGGAAGTGTCGTTTCAAAGGAAGAAGCCGGGGAAGTATTGAAAAATAATTTGAAGCTCAATTTAAATTATATCCCCGTTAGAGATGAAAGGAACCCCTATGAACAATCGCTACAGGAAATAAAGCTAGCCTACTCCCCTAGCTATGAAGCAGGGAGCATGGTGGATGCCCACACTGGAAAAAGCATCGATTTATCACAAATGGGCAGAGAAGAAGTAAAGAAAGTCAATATGACTGAGGAGCAAAGGAATCGACTCAATCGATCCGTGGCGGTTAAACCTTCCCGTGAAAAGGAAATGACTAGGGAAGAGGCAAATCAATTGGCCAAGGAAACGTTAAACAAAATTTATGATGAAGAAACTAAGCTCATTAGTACCAATTATGCGTCTAGTGGTGGAATGGGAAGTGGAGAAAGAAAGCTATGGGAAGTGGGCTTTGGCCTAGGGGACCAAAACATGGCCCAAGGAAGCATGGCCTTTGATGCATTGACAGGGGAAGTGGCTCATATTCATTACTATAACTTTAGAATGCAGGAAGGTTTGGGAAGTCAGGATGAGGGATTTGAACCAGAAGTAACATGGGAGGAAGCTTATCATAGGGCGGTGGATATACTCATAGACATACATCCTGATAAATTGAGAAATTCAGAAACAGAACAAACCTACTATGAGAGCCATCACTATTACAATGGTCAAAGAATGCAAGATGAGAGATATCACTTTACTTTTTCTAGGAAAGAAAATGGTATTCCAGTCAATATGAATCATATCAGTGTAGAGTTTAATGGTGCCACAGGAAATCTAGAAAATATGTATGTTAATTGGCAGGAAGCGACTTTTCCTAAGGTAACTGATGTGATGGATGAAGAAGAAATGAAGGTACGATTCCTTGAACAAACAGAGGTTCAGTTAGGGTATAACTTCATACCAGTTGTAGCCGATGGAGAAGAGTCAACTCAGAAAGTTAAATTAGTTTATATAAATCGTCCTAAAAATGGATCGGTTTACTTTAACTATATAGATGGGAAAACAGGACAATTTTTAAATTGGCAGGGGCAAGCAATGGACCAAGTAAAAGAAGGTGTGTCCCATTCTCTTGAAATGATTAAAGGACATTGGGCTGAAAGAGAATTAAGAATTATGGTTGAGACAGGTGCCTTGGATTTAAAGGAGAAAGATTTAGAAGATAAGATGACTCGAAATGAAGTCCTTAAAATGATGGTCAATGCTAGAGGACAAGGTCACTATTGGGGAGAAGAAGAACCCCTTAAGTTCACAGATATTAGCAAAAGTGATTTTAATTACAGAGATATTCAATCAGCAGTATTTCATGGCTTAATTAAGAATGAAGCGAAGCCTCTAAATGGAGATGAATTCATTACTAGAGAGGAACTGGCAGCAATGTTAGTGAACATGGCAAAGCTTGAAAAAGTAGCTCAAATAGAGGGGATTTATACTTTGCCATTTATCGATGTGATGGAGATCTCACAGGATCGATTTGGACATGTGGCAATAGCCTATGGATTAGAAATACTTAAGGGTGGAGGTACAACCTACGGACCTAAAGACGAGGTGGATATAGCACAAGTATCTGTTGGGATTTATCGTACAATGGAAGTAATGGGGAATTCAGTAAGATAG
- the arcC gene encoding carbamate kinase encodes MGHKKNRIVLALGGNALQADPKDTRAESQLVTAKQTAKPIVDLIQEGHEVIIAHGNGPQVGQLIATYEGASQGNPNLPIMPFPECGAMSQGYIGYHLQQAIREELFKRQINKSIAALVTQVVVDEKDPGFQNPTKPVGSFFTEEEAVELMNEKGYTMKEDAGRGWRRVVASPEPVDVVEAPLVRTLVDAGHIVITVGGGGIPVVDRGHGRLEGVPAVIDKDFASGKIAEILDADYLIILTAVEKVAIHFNTPEQRDLDEITIEEALQYIEEGHFAPGSMLPKVKAALKFVQSKPGRKALITSLEKAKEGIQGKTGTVLKS; translated from the coding sequence TTGGGACATAAAAAGAATCGAATTGTTTTAGCACTGGGGGGAAATGCATTACAGGCAGATCCTAAGGATACCCGGGCAGAATCTCAGCTTGTAACGGCTAAACAAACAGCTAAGCCGATTGTTGACTTGATCCAAGAGGGACATGAAGTAATTATTGCCCATGGCAATGGACCCCAGGTGGGACAATTGATTGCCACCTATGAAGGAGCCAGTCAAGGAAATCCTAACTTACCAATCATGCCTTTTCCTGAGTGTGGTGCCATGAGTCAAGGATATATAGGATATCACTTGCAGCAGGCTATTCGTGAAGAACTGTTCAAAAGACAAATTAATAAAAGTATAGCTGCCTTAGTGACACAGGTAGTGGTGGATGAGAAGGATCCAGGATTCCAAAATCCCACGAAGCCCGTAGGCTCCTTTTTTACCGAGGAAGAGGCAGTGGAATTAATGAATGAAAAGGGTTATACCATGAAAGAGGATGCGGGACGAGGGTGGAGGCGTGTTGTGGCCTCTCCGGAACCAGTGGATGTGGTGGAGGCACCCTTGGTGCGCACATTAGTGGATGCGGGGCATATTGTCATCACCGTAGGGGGTGGCGGAATTCCTGTTGTGGATCGTGGACACGGAAGGCTTGAGGGCGTTCCAGCTGTCATTGATAAGGATTTTGCATCGGGAAAGATTGCTGAGATTTTAGATGCAGATTATTTAATTATTTTAACGGCGGTGGAAAAGGTGGCCATTCACTTTAACACACCAGAGCAAAGAGACTTAGATGAAATCACAATAGAAGAGGCCCTGCAGTATATTGAAGAAGGACATTTTGCCCCAGGATCTATGCTACCTAAAGTAAAGGCAGCCTTGAAATTTGTACAGTCTAAACCTGGCAGGAAAGCCTTGATTACTTCTCTAGAGAAGGCAAAGGAAGGGATTCAAGGAAAAACAGGCACAGTTCTAAAGTCTTAA
- a CDS encoding DUF3794 and LysM peptidoglycan-binding domain-containing protein, with protein sequence MPVELLRDSLKLDQMIGQESAQAIIEGDILVPDTKPDITRVLSVDGTIYITKYTMEENKIIAEGNIQFKILYVSEGGSQPLYSVDSSTGFKQSIELEGIGAHMTSDVTAEIEHIDYTINNERKIGVKAVVNLSATVVEEKNVEVTRELNGLEDIELLKETIQYTDVVGTNSSDTLVKDTFEIEEDLEGIKEVLKWDARVLEREVKVTDGKVIVGGTLLVDLLYVTDDELSLNIFKKELPFTHFVEIQGTYSDMKAKINMGVEEVYTEVKENIQGERKIVEIEAIVRIQAKVMETETREVIVDAYSPSQLLKIEKNQMILKENMGLNRSYMLLRETLDIPANHPPVKEVFSIQCKPICTDYQLVEDKALIEGVVEANVIYTSEEDLQPLYSFNQEIPFRQAVDLEGLSVTMEADIEMFVEQVDYDLINGEQIEIKVNIGATCEAYQYKTIEVIHEVMELQEDVDISKRPSLTVYFMQSEDSLWKVAKKYHTTVKQILESNGIENPEAVKAGDQLIIEKVHHFKF encoded by the coding sequence ATGCCTGTAGAATTATTGAGGGACTCGTTGAAGCTTGATCAAATGATTGGTCAAGAGTCGGCTCAGGCAATTATTGAAGGAGATATACTTGTTCCAGATACAAAACCAGATATTACAAGGGTGTTATCTGTTGATGGGACGATTTATATCACCAAGTATACCATGGAGGAAAACAAAATTATAGCAGAAGGGAATATTCAGTTTAAGATTTTATACGTTTCAGAAGGAGGAAGTCAACCCCTATACAGTGTGGATAGCAGTACTGGATTTAAACAAAGCATTGAACTGGAAGGAATTGGAGCTCACATGACATCTGATGTGACAGCAGAAATAGAGCATATTGATTATACAATCAATAATGAACGTAAGATAGGTGTGAAGGCTGTTGTTAACTTATCGGCCACGGTAGTTGAAGAAAAAAATGTAGAGGTCACCAGAGAACTAAATGGATTAGAGGATATTGAATTATTGAAGGAGACAATTCAGTATACTGATGTTGTGGGAACAAATAGTTCCGATACATTAGTTAAGGATACTTTTGAGATTGAAGAAGATCTTGAGGGTATTAAAGAGGTTTTAAAGTGGGATGCCCGTGTGCTAGAGCGTGAGGTCAAGGTAACTGATGGTAAGGTAATCGTCGGAGGGACACTATTAGTAGATTTGCTGTATGTAACTGATGATGAATTGTCCTTAAATATATTTAAAAAGGAGCTACCCTTTACCCATTTTGTAGAAATACAAGGGACCTATAGTGATATGAAAGCAAAAATAAACATGGGGGTAGAAGAGGTTTACACAGAGGTGAAGGAAAATATTCAAGGTGAGAGAAAAATAGTAGAAATTGAAGCGATTGTCAGAATCCAAGCAAAGGTGATGGAAACAGAGACAAGAGAAGTGATTGTAGATGCATATTCTCCAAGTCAATTATTGAAAATAGAAAAGAATCAAATGATACTCAAGGAAAACATGGGGTTAAATCGGTCCTATATGCTTTTGAGAGAAACCTTAGATATTCCCGCGAACCATCCACCGGTGAAGGAAGTTTTTTCTATTCAATGTAAACCGATTTGTACGGACTATCAATTGGTAGAGGATAAAGCATTGATTGAAGGGGTAGTGGAGGCTAATGTCATTTATACCTCTGAGGAAGACCTGCAGCCTTTGTATAGCTTTAATCAGGAAATTCCCTTCAGACAGGCAGTGGATCTAGAAGGGCTCAGTGTCACAATGGAAGCGGATATTGAAATGTTTGTAGAGCAAGTAGATTATGATCTGATTAATGGTGAACAAATAGAGATAAAGGTAAACATTGGGGCTACCTGTGAAGCTTATCAGTATAAAACAATAGAAGTCATCCATGAAGTGATGGAGCTACAAGAAGATGTTGATATTTCCAAACGACCTAGTTTGACGGTGTACTTTATGCAATCAGAGGATTCTCTGTGGAAGGTTGCAAAGAAATACCACACCACTGTGAAACAAATTCTTGAAAGCAATGGAATTGAAAATCCAGAAGCAGTTAAGGCCGGGGACCAGCTGATTATTGAAAAGGTACATCATTTCAAATTCTAA
- a CDS encoding CLC_0170 family protein, with product MKFKEIYDGYMLVLMVFIGLFLLLRDVPLLRKKKLKRDMKIAKALGYVYIIGGIALFVMVRIF from the coding sequence ATGAAGTTCAAAGAAATTTACGATGGCTATATGTTGGTATTAATGGTGTTTATAGGTTTGTTTTTATTGCTAAGAGATGTGCCTCTTTTGAGGAAAAAGAAACTTAAAAGAGATATGAAAATCGCCAAGGCCCTAGGTTATGTCTATATCATCGGAGGCATCGCGCTGTTTGTTATGGTTAGGATTTTTTAG
- the ispE gene encoding 4-(cytidine 5'-diphospho)-2-C-methyl-D-erythritol kinase — translation MKQVQLKSRAKINLSLDVLGRRSDGYHEVEMIMQQIDLYDLITLEERKDSEIRISTQCEFIPTNEDNIAYRAAEIIRENSGINRGVNIYIDKRIPVAAGLAGGSSNAAAVLEGLNHMWRLRLTPKQLMDLGVKLGADVPFCILGGAAIARGIGEILTPIEGLKNVWMVIAKPAISVSTAEVYRQLDLSKLDSRPNTDEVIQAVKEGDLYTLAGKMHNVLESVTQRNHPIIREMKRKMLEYNAIGAMMSGSGPTVFGIYKNYGRAKSAYENLSILYKQTHLVQSYSRRKWDE, via the coding sequence ATGAAACAAGTACAACTTAAGTCTAGAGCTAAAATCAATCTCTCCCTTGATGTATTAGGTAGAAGATCTGATGGATATCATGAAGTGGAGATGATCATGCAGCAGATTGATCTTTATGATCTAATCACTTTAGAAGAGAGAAAAGACTCGGAGATTCGAATTTCTACCCAATGTGAGTTCATCCCCACCAATGAGGATAATATTGCTTATCGGGCTGCTGAGATAATCAGAGAAAATTCTGGAATCAATCGAGGCGTCAATATTTACATTGATAAGCGGATTCCTGTGGCTGCAGGACTGGCAGGGGGGAGCAGCAATGCTGCTGCAGTATTAGAGGGACTTAACCACATGTGGAGATTGAGACTGACCCCAAAACAATTGATGGACTTAGGTGTGAAACTTGGTGCAGATGTCCCTTTTTGTATTTTAGGAGGGGCAGCCATAGCTAGAGGGATTGGAGAAATATTGACACCCATAGAGGGATTGAAAAATGTATGGATGGTGATTGCAAAGCCTGCCATTTCAGTTTCTACCGCCGAAGTATACAGACAGTTGGATTTGTCTAAACTAGATAGTAGACCTAATACCGATGAGGTTATACAGGCAGTTAAAGAGGGGGATCTATATACACTAGCTGGAAAAATGCATAATGTGTTAGAATCTGTTACCCAGCGAAATCATCCTATCATTCGAGAAATGAAGCGTAAAATGCTTGAATATAACGCCATAGGAGCTATGATGTCAGGCAGTGGACCCACTGTTTTTGGTATCTATAAAAACTATGGAAGAGCCAAGTCTGCTTATGAAAATTTATCTATTTTGTACAAGCAGACTCACTTAGTGCAAAGCTACAGTAGGAGGAAATGGGATGAATAA